From the genome of Fusobacterium varium, one region includes:
- the shlB_1 gene encoding Hemolysin transporter protein shlB precursor: MNIERISIENFTGRDFMKIKGICFWLFLMISYYSYADQQELIREERRKQAEEMRKLEKSELKDKVKLNDIEEDVQAMGSEIRNIVIEGNTILKKSEIDSLKEKYIGKKGGKNILNLMKELENLYLEEGYISVRVKIDMEKSSIQDGEIFLKVIEGHVEKIVFKGEEGQKKLKLFTSFPVSKGKILNINDLDQGIDNLNSVSSNNARVDIVAGNELGGSIVEIDNQKRKKISGAVNYNDLGQSSTGKDRIKFSLIFEDIADINDTFVSTYQRKLGRNRKYKDNENFSFYYRVPVKYWEFSVSKDQSEYLTTIKSFAHTYETTGVSRNMNYSARRIINRNSNGKTSIGMTLTNKETKNYFDGIKLITSSRKLSVLKIDVNHNRRFFNGILYGNFTYHEGIKRFGAESDEEKGEDSPKAQFQKYTVDLSWYKPFMIKEQRFSYRVSFSGQYSDDILYSSEKLGIGDDTTVRGFKENSIMGDKGFYIRNEIGYSYKSLEPFIAYDYGRVKDVYKDDYYEKNGSEMSGATIGLRMYLKNFDMSFSYSKPLTAPAYIKKNTHEIYFSMSTRF, encoded by the coding sequence ATGAACATTGAAAGAATAAGCATTGAAAATTTTACTGGGAGAGATTTTATGAAAATCAAGGGGATATGTTTTTGGCTTTTTCTGATGATTAGTTATTATAGTTATGCTGATCAGCAAGAATTGATTAGAGAAGAAAGAAGAAAACAAGCAGAAGAAATGAGAAAATTAGAAAAAAGCGAACTTAAAGATAAAGTCAAATTAAATGATATTGAAGAAGATGTCCAAGCCATGGGGAGTGAAATAAGGAATATTGTTATTGAAGGAAATACAATATTAAAAAAATCTGAAATTGATTCTTTAAAAGAAAAATATATAGGTAAAAAAGGTGGAAAAAATATACTAAATTTAATGAAAGAACTTGAAAATTTGTATCTTGAAGAAGGGTATATTTCAGTTAGAGTAAAAATAGATATGGAAAAATCAAGTATTCAAGATGGGGAAATATTTTTAAAGGTAATAGAGGGACATGTGGAAAAAATTGTATTTAAGGGAGAAGAAGGTCAGAAAAAATTAAAGCTTTTTACTTCTTTTCCTGTTTCTAAAGGAAAAATATTAAATATAAATGATCTTGATCAAGGAATAGATAATCTTAATTCAGTTTCCTCCAATAATGCAAGGGTGGATATTGTAGCAGGAAATGAGCTTGGTGGAAGCATAGTAGAAATAGATAATCAGAAAAGAAAAAAAATATCTGGAGCTGTAAATTACAATGATTTAGGGCAAAGTTCCACTGGTAAGGATAGAATAAAATTTTCTCTTATTTTTGAAGATATTGCAGATATAAATGATACTTTTGTAAGTACTTATCAGCGAAAACTTGGAAGAAACAGAAAATATAAGGATAATGAAAACTTTTCTTTTTATTACAGGGTTCCAGTAAAATATTGGGAATTTTCAGTATCAAAAGATCAGTCTGAATACCTTACTACAATAAAATCATTTGCTCACACCTATGAAACAACAGGAGTTTCAAGAAATATGAATTATTCTGCAAGAAGAATAATAAATAGAAACAGTAATGGAAAAACTTCCATAGGAATGACTTTAACAAATAAAGAAACTAAAAATTATTTTGACGGAATAAAGCTGATAACAAGTTCAAGAAAACTTTCTGTATTAAAAATAGATGTCAATCATAATAGAAGATTTTTTAACGGAATACTTTATGGAAATTTTACTTATCATGAGGGGATAAAAAGATTTGGTGCAGAAAGTGATGAAGAAAAAGGAGAAGATTCTCCAAAAGCACAATTTCAAAAATATACTGTTGATTTGAGCTGGTATAAACCATTTATGATAAAGGAGCAGAGATTTTCATACAGAGTTTCTTTCAGTGGACAGTATTCAGATGATATACTCTATTCTTCAGAAAAATTAGGAATAGGTGATGATACTACTGTAAGAGGGTTTAAAGAAAATTCAATAATGGGTGATAAAGGTTTCTATATAAGAAATGAGATTGGGTATAGTTATAAATCCTTAGAACCATTTATAGCATATGATTATGGAAGAGTGAAAGATGTTTACAAAGATGATTATTATGAGAAAAATGGAAGCGAAATGAGTGGAGCAACAATAGGACTGAGAATGTATTTGAAGAATTTTGATATGAGCTTTTCGTATTCGAAGCCTTTAACAGCTCCAGCTTACATAAAGAAAAATACACATGAGATATATTTTAGTATGAGTACAAGATTTTAA
- the kynB gene encoding Kynurenine formamidase: MKIYDLTHKIENNMPAYSNEEKPDIKELFSYKKDGVNITNLGLTSHIGTHLDTPFHILENGKNICDFSIETFFGKGLCISFKNLDNFDFSSIANIDYLLIYTGWDKYWNEEKYFKNYPIISKEVAKKIAASPLKGIGIDCISPDGYDSKELENHNILLKRNKIIVENLCELEKLLEKEFYFSCMPLKIGIDGCPVRAVAIEM; encoded by the coding sequence ATGAAAATATATGATTTGACACATAAAATAGAAAATAATATGCCAGCATATTCTAATGAAGAAAAACCTGATATAAAAGAGCTTTTTTCTTATAAAAAAGATGGAGTAAATATAACTAACTTAGGTCTTACTTCACATATTGGAACTCATCTGGATACTCCTTTTCATATATTAGAAAATGGAAAAAATATTTGCGACTTTTCCATTGAAACTTTTTTTGGAAAAGGATTATGTATTTCTTTTAAGAATTTAGATAATTTTGATTTTAGTTCAATAGCAAATATTGATTACTTATTAATTTATACTGGGTGGGATAAATATTGGAATGAAGAAAAATATTTCAAAAATTATCCAATCATTTCAAAAGAAGTAGCTAAAAAAATAGCAGCTTCTCCTTTAAAAGGAATTGGAATAGACTGTATTTCACCAGATGGATATGATTCAAAAGAATTAGAAAATCATAATATACTTTTAAAAAGAAATAAGATAATTGTGGAAAACTTATGTGAATTAGAAAAACTTTTAGAGAAAGAATTTTATTTTTCATGTATGCCATTAAAAATAGGTATAGATGGCTGTCCTGTGAGAGCTGTTGCAATAGAAATGTGA
- a CDS encoding Cd1, producing the protein MKVMLLNGSPNEKGCTYTALREVEKVLNKHGIKTEIVYLGKKPIAGCIACSKCSETGKCIWNDKVNEIAERLDEIDGLIIGSPVYYASANGSLTAFLDRLFFSAGDKMAGKLGASIVSCRRAGSTAAFDQLNKYFTISNMPIVSSNYWNQVHGFTPEDVIQDKEGLQIMRTLGENMAWLLKCIEAGKKMNIQKPEYEEKIMTNFIK; encoded by the coding sequence ATGAAAGTAATGTTATTAAATGGAAGTCCAAATGAAAAAGGTTGTACTTATACTGCATTGAGAGAAGTAGAAAAAGTTCTTAACAAACATGGAATAAAAACAGAGATTGTATATCTAGGTAAAAAACCTATTGCTGGATGTATAGCATGTTCTAAATGCTCTGAAACAGGAAAATGTATCTGGAATGATAAAGTAAATGAAATAGCAGAGAGACTAGATGAAATAGATGGATTAATTATTGGTTCACCTGTATATTATGCCAGTGCCAATGGAAGTTTAACTGCATTTTTAGACAGATTATTCTTTTCAGCAGGAGATAAGATGGCTGGAAAATTAGGAGCTTCTATAGTTTCATGTCGTCGTGCAGGTTCTACAGCTGCATTTGATCAGTTGAATAAATATTTTACAATTAGTAATATGCCTATCGTTTCATCTAATTACTGGAATCAAGTACATGGATTTACTCCAGAAGATGTAATACAGGACAAAGAAGGGCTGCAAATAATGCGTACTCTTGGAGAAAATATGGCATGGTTGTTAAAATGTATAGAAGCTGGGAAAAAAATGAATATACAAAAACCAGAATATGAAGAAAAAATAATGACTAATTTCATTAAATAA
- a CDS encoding Na+/alanine symporter, with translation MGIVFSILISITFGLIFNSVQANTVSFAFEKAFNINRMYLGIAISTATAIIIFGGVKRIAHAVEYIVPVMAVAYVLVALFVLIKNFTMIPSVVESIISNALGFKQAVGGGLGVVIMQGIKRGLFSNEAGMGSAPNAAATANVTHPVKQGLIQTLGVFTDTILICSATAFIILMSGVDLQGESNGIQLTQEALVSQVGSWGSIFIAVCIFLFAFSSIIGNYYYGETNIEFLNGNKIWLNLYRCFVVFMVMFGCLAKVQIVWDMADLFMGFMAIMNLVVIAVLYKVAIAALKDYIAQKKKGLNPQFKASSVPELKNAECWED, from the coding sequence ATGGGAATTGTATTTTCTATTCTTATTTCTATAACTTTTGGACTTATATTCAATTCAGTACAGGCTAATACTGTATCATTTGCATTTGAAAAAGCTTTTAACATTAATAGAATGTATCTAGGAATAGCAATATCTACTGCTACTGCTATTATCATCTTTGGAGGAGTAAAAAGAATAGCTCATGCAGTGGAATATATAGTTCCTGTAATGGCAGTTGCTTATGTTCTTGTAGCATTGTTTGTTTTGATAAAAAACTTTACAATGATTCCATCAGTTGTTGAATCTATTATTTCTAATGCTCTTGGATTTAAACAAGCAGTAGGTGGAGGACTTGGAGTTGTTATCATGCAAGGAATAAAAAGAGGACTATTTTCAAATGAAGCAGGAATGGGTAGTGCTCCCAATGCTGCTGCAACAGCAAATGTTACTCACCCAGTTAAACAGGGACTTATCCAAACTTTAGGAGTATTTACAGATACTATATTGATATGTTCTGCAACTGCTTTTATTATATTAATGTCTGGAGTAGATTTACAAGGAGAGTCTAATGGAATACAATTGACTCAGGAAGCTCTTGTTTCACAGGTTGGTTCTTGGGGAAGTATATTCATTGCTGTATGTATATTCCTTTTTGCTTTTTCATCAATAATAGGAAACTATTATTATGGAGAAACAAATATAGAGTTTTTAAATGGGAATAAGATATGGTTAAATCTTTATAGATGTTTTGTTGTATTTATGGTAATGTTTGGTTGTCTTGCCAAAGTCCAGATAGTTTGGGATATGGCTGATTTATTTATGGGATTTATGGCAATAATGAACTTGGTAGTGATTGCAGTACTTTATAAAGTGGCAATTGCAGCTCTTAAAGATTATATTGCTCAAAAGAAAAAAGGATTAAATCCACAGTTTAAAGCTTCATCTGTTCCAGAATTAAAAAATGCTGAATGCTGGGAAGATTAA
- a CDS encoding Na+/alanine symporter, with translation MVFLYDAFNWLNNFIWSYILIILLVGLGVYFSFKTGFVQFKLLGEMFRLLGEGAMKNESSNEKHGSSGISSFQAFCISTASRVGTGNMAGVAIAIVIGGPGAIFWMWVMALIGSSSSFVESTLAQVYKVKEGDHFRGGPAYYMEKALGKDGWELYFLFLFL, from the coding sequence ATGGTTTTTTTGTATGATGCTTTTAACTGGCTGAACAACTTTATATGGTCATATATACTGATAATACTTCTTGTAGGATTAGGAGTATATTTTAGTTTTAAGACAGGGTTTGTTCAATTTAAACTATTGGGGGAGATGTTTAGACTTCTTGGTGAAGGAGCTATGAAAAATGAAAGTTCTAATGAGAAGCACGGGTCAAGTGGAATATCTTCATTTCAAGCATTTTGTATTTCAACAGCTTCCAGAGTTGGAACTGGAAATATGGCAGGAGTTGCTATAGCCATTGTTATAGGTGGACCAGGTGCTATATTTTGGATGTGGGTAATGGCACTTATAGGGTCAAGTTCAAGCTTTGTAGAAAGTACACTGGCACAGGTATACAAAGTAAAAGAAGGAGATCATTTTAGAGGTGGACCAGCGTACTATATGGAAAAAGCTTTAGGAAAAGATGGATGGGAATTGTATTTTCTATTCTTATTTCTATAA
- the glsA gene encoding Glutaminase: MDKARKDALGLYIIDVEGNEYYSGDWDTKFTIQSISKIVTLMLAILDNGEEYVFSKVGMEPTGDPFNSIKKLETSSRRKPYNPLINAGAIAIASMIKGKDVRDRFQRLLDFFRKISEDETLDVNYKIYCGESETGNRNRAMGYFLKGDGIIEGNVEDALDIYFKQCSIEVTAKTLAKIALFLANNGKLSNGETVITPRIATIVKTLMVTCGMYDSSGEFAVRAGIPSKSGVGGGILSVVPGKMGIGVYGPSLDKKGNSIAGVLLLEDLSSELNLTIF; this comes from the coding sequence TTGGATAAAGCTAGAAAAGATGCTTTAGGGTTATATATTATAGATGTAGAAGGAAATGAATATTACTCAGGGGATTGGGATACAAAATTTACAATTCAGAGCATTTCTAAAATAGTAACACTGATGTTGGCTATATTAGATAATGGGGAAGAATATGTATTTTCTAAAGTAGGTATGGAACCTACTGGAGATCCTTTTAATTCAATAAAAAAACTTGAAACTTCCAGCCGAAGAAAACCATATAATCCACTCATAAATGCAGGAGCTATAGCAATAGCTTCTATGATAAAAGGGAAAGATGTAAGAGATAGATTTCAAAGACTTTTAGACTTTTTTAGAAAAATATCAGAAGATGAAACTTTAGATGTAAACTATAAAATATATTGTGGAGAATCAGAAACAGGAAATAGAAACAGAGCAATGGGATATTTTTTAAAAGGTGATGGGATAATCGAAGGAAATGTTGAAGATGCTTTAGATATATATTTTAAACAATGTTCAATAGAAGTAACTGCAAAAACACTTGCAAAAATAGCATTATTTTTAGCAAATAACGGAAAATTAAGTAATGGAGAAACAGTAATTACCCCAAGAATAGCTACTATTGTAAAGACATTAATGGTAACTTGTGGAATGTATGACAGTTCTGGAGAATTTGCAGTAAGAGCAGGAATACCATCTAAGAGTGGAGTAGGTGGGGGAATACTTTCAGTAGTGCCAGGAAAAATGGGAATAGGGGTGTATGGACCATCTCTTGATAAAAAAGGAAACTCAATAGCAGGAGTACTTTTATTAGAAGATCTTTCTAGTGAACTGAATCTGACAATATTTTAA
- the srmB gene encoding ATP-dependent RNA helicase SrmB — MTATPERSDDFDIYRLFNHNIAYEIRLYDALRENLLCPFHYFGVSDITVDGECIDNKTSIKNLTLEQRIDHIIEKSRYYGYSGEKLHGLMFVSRVEEANILAEKFNERGIKSIALTGEHGDNTRENAIEKLENGEIEYIITVDIFNEGIDIPCVNQVILLRPTESSIVYIQQLGRGLRKNKNKEFVVVLDFIGNYEKNFLIPTAISQNNSFDKDFMKKFILNGTNMIPGESSISFEEIVKERIFENINKTNFSTKKNIEHDFNLLEKQLGRTPMLNDFFTRNMIEPSVILKFRKDYDSVLKALRPNTEFGILSEIEKNFLTFLSSFFTPAKRIHEMVILQESIKSAKISLKEVEDILEKKYKIKQQKENIENAVKHLSKEIFTSLSTMKEFEPILEKVNGEYKVSKDFKNGYENNKYFRELVEDLIKYNLGYVEKNYKQSGKESIQKYKQYTKQEGFWQLNLDFNNGYQVSGYTVFEEEKKVIMFVTMEDSSIFDNKFLDQQRFPWFSKNNRCLSRNNRLTAEGKIAENYYTLEIFVKKSSGESFYYLGQAEKVLKAKECFTEKGIPRVEYELKLKNEVPEDLFDYLQV, encoded by the coding sequence ATGACAGCAACTCCAGAAAGAAGTGATGATTTTGATATCTATAGATTATTTAATCATAATATAGCATATGAAATAAGGCTTTATGATGCTCTTAGAGAAAATCTGCTATGTCCATTTCACTATTTTGGAGTTTCAGATATAACAGTAGATGGAGAGTGTATTGATAATAAAACTTCTATAAAAAATCTTACTTTAGAGCAAAGAATAGATCATATAATTGAGAAAAGTAGATATTATGGATACAGTGGAGAGAAACTTCATGGGTTAATGTTTGTATCAAGAGTGGAAGAAGCAAATATTCTTGCTGAAAAATTTAATGAAAGAGGAATAAAAAGTATAGCACTTACAGGAGAACATGGAGATAATACAAGAGAGAATGCTATTGAAAAATTAGAGAATGGAGAGATAGAATATATCATAACTGTGGATATTTTTAATGAAGGGATTGATATACCTTGTGTGAATCAAGTTATTCTTCTAAGACCTACTGAATCTTCTATTGTCTATATTCAACAATTGGGAAGAGGGTTAAGAAAAAATAAAAATAAAGAATTTGTTGTAGTCTTAGATTTTATAGGAAATTATGAGAAAAACTTTTTGATACCAACTGCAATTTCTCAAAATAATAGTTTTGATAAAGATTTTATGAAAAAATTTATTTTGAATGGAACAAATATGATTCCAGGAGAAAGTTCAATTTCTTTTGAAGAAATAGTAAAAGAAAGAATATTTGAAAATATAAATAAAACCAATTTTTCAACTAAGAAAAATATAGAGCATGATTTTAATCTTCTAGAAAAACAGCTTGGAAGAACTCCAATGTTAAATGATTTTTTTACAAGAAATATGATAGAACCAAGTGTAATTTTAAAATTTAGAAAAGATTATGACAGTGTTTTAAAAGCCTTAAGACCTAATACAGAATTTGGAATTTTATCAGAAATAGAAAAGAATTTTTTAACTTTCTTGTCAAGCTTTTTTACTCCAGCAAAAAGAATTCACGAAATGGTAATATTACAGGAAAGTATTAAAAGTGCAAAAATTTCTTTGAAAGAAGTAGAAGATATTTTAGAGAAAAAATATAAGATAAAGCAACAAAAAGAAAATATAGAAAATGCAGTAAAACATCTTTCTAAGGAAATATTTACAAGCCTTTCTACTATGAAAGAATTTGAACCTATTTTAGAGAAAGTTAATGGAGAATATAAAGTAAGTAAAGATTTTAAAAATGGATATGAGAATAATAAGTATTTTAGAGAATTAGTAGAAGACTTGATTAAATATAATTTAGGGTATGTTGAAAAAAATTATAAACAATCTGGAAAAGAATCAATTCAAAAATATAAGCAGTATACAAAACAAGAGGGATTCTGGCAGTTGAATCTGGATTTTAATAATGGATACCAAGTAAGTGGATATACTGTTTTTGAAGAAGAAAAGAAAGTTATAATGTTTGTAACAATGGAAGATTCAAGTATTTTTGACAATAAATTTTTAGATCAGCAGAGATTTCCATGGTTTTCTAAAAATAATAGATGTTTAAGTAGAAATAATAGATTAACAGCAGAAGGAAAAATAGCTGAAAATTATTATACTTTAGAAATATTTGTAAAAAAAAGTTCAGGAGAAAGCTTCTATTATTTAGGACAGGCTGAGAAAGTTTTAAAAGCAAAGGAATGTTTTACTGAAAAAGGAATTCCTCGTGTAGAATATGAACTTAAATTAAAAAATGAGGTTCCTGAGGATCTTTTTGATTATCTACAGGTTTAA
- a CDS encoding Predicted HKD family nuclease, giving the protein MEKSLIESLKTSSINLNIESSQNFQHKLLCNKEEKIIINLRKELENCDEFIISVAFITEGGLSLILEQLKELENRNIRGKILTGDYLNFTEPKALKRLLNYKNIELKILSKEKFHAKGYFFKKGNLWTLIIGSSNLTQTALTVNFEWNLKINSLEDGKITKDILNNFEEIFERLPKLDLEMIENYEKVYKLSKEYSKIQEKNQNSLFKKDIKPNFMQKEALENLKLLRESEDKGLLISATGTGKTYLSAFDVKNLKPEKMLFIAHRKTILRKAKYTFENIISNKKMAIYGEESIVDADYIFAMVQTLNKKEHLEKFSKNYFNYIIIDEVHHSGAKTYQSIISYFKPDFY; this is encoded by the coding sequence GTGGAAAAAAGTTTAATTGAAAGTCTTAAAACGAGTTCAATAAATTTAAATATAGAATCAAGTCAAAATTTTCAACATAAATTGCTTTGTAATAAAGAAGAAAAAATAATAATAAATTTAAGGAAAGAATTAGAAAATTGTGATGAATTTATAATTTCAGTAGCTTTTATAACAGAGGGAGGGCTATCTTTAATTCTAGAGCAATTGAAAGAGTTAGAAAATAGGAATATAAGAGGAAAGATTCTTACAGGGGATTACTTAAATTTTACTGAACCAAAAGCATTAAAAAGACTTCTAAACTATAAAAATATTGAATTAAAAATATTATCCAAAGAAAAATTTCATGCAAAAGGGTATTTTTTTAAAAAAGGAAATCTCTGGACTTTGATAATTGGAAGCAGTAATTTAACTCAGACAGCTTTAACAGTGAATTTTGAATGGAATTTAAAAATAAATTCTTTAGAAGATGGAAAAATTACAAAGGACATTTTAAATAATTTTGAAGAAATTTTTGAAAGACTTCCTAAATTGGATTTAGAAATGATAGAAAATTATGAAAAAGTATATAAGCTATCAAAGGAATATTCAAAAATTCAAGAAAAAAACCAAAATTCTTTATTTAAAAAGGATATAAAACCTAATTTTATGCAGAAAGAAGCATTGGAAAATTTAAAATTATTGAGGGAAAGTGAAGATAAAGGGTTATTAATTAGTGCAACTGGGACAGGAAAAACATATTTAAGTGCCTTTGATGTAAAAAATCTAAAACCAGAAAAAATGCTGTTTATAGCTCATAGAAAAACTATATTGAGGAAAGCTAAGTATACTTTTGAAAATATTATAAGTAATAAAAAAATGGCTATATATGGAGAGGAAAGTATTGTAGACGCAGATTATATATTTGCTATGGTTCAAACTTTAAATAAAAAAGAACATTTGGAAAAATTTTCTAAAAATTACTTTAACTATATAATAATTGACGAAGTTCACCATAGTGGAGCTAAAACTTATCAAAGTATAATAAGTTATTTTAAGCCAGATTTTTATTAG